Proteins from one Gimesia maris genomic window:
- a CDS encoding DNA-directed RNA polymerase subunit alpha — MRIRWRGLELPSRVIPDRDSMTSTYGMFVAEPFERGFGATIANSLRRILLSSLEGSSVTRVKIQGVQHEFTTIPGVVEDITEICLNLKSLIVKNSSSTSKTLRIEKHERGVVTGADVITDDQVEVINKDLVIATMTDDVPLNMELTIENGRGYSPASEHAQHDSEVGVIPLDATFSPVVRVRYKIEDTRVGQRTNYDKLILEIWTNGTVKPDMALVEASKILRKHLNPFITYREPGPEMPPEGGLKGMLDTTGYAPIDLELEEKLNQSLAELNLSVRATNCLESEGINTVRDLVGKSEDHLLHVRNFGETTLVEVRERLNQIGLRLGMKIPSSSSQSR, encoded by the coding sequence ATGCGAATCCGTTGGCGAGGACTGGAATTACCAAGCCGTGTCATCCCTGATCGGGACTCAATGACATCAACTTATGGTATGTTTGTAGCCGAACCATTCGAGCGTGGATTCGGTGCAACCATTGCCAACAGTCTGCGACGAATCCTGCTTTCCAGCCTGGAAGGTAGCTCGGTAACCCGCGTGAAAATTCAGGGTGTGCAGCACGAATTCACGACGATCCCCGGTGTCGTGGAAGACATCACTGAGATCTGTCTGAACCTGAAATCTCTGATCGTCAAAAACTCCAGCTCCACCTCCAAGACTCTGCGTATTGAAAAGCACGAGCGGGGTGTTGTGACGGGCGCTGATGTTATCACTGACGATCAGGTTGAAGTTATCAACAAAGACCTGGTGATTGCCACCATGACCGATGATGTTCCCCTTAACATGGAACTGACCATCGAGAACGGCCGCGGATATTCACCTGCTTCGGAACATGCCCAGCATGATTCAGAAGTAGGCGTAATTCCACTGGATGCCACTTTCTCACCTGTCGTGCGTGTGCGTTACAAAATCGAAGATACCCGTGTTGGTCAGCGTACCAACTACGACAAGCTGATCCTGGAGATCTGGACCAACGGAACTGTCAAGCCTGACATGGCTCTGGTAGAAGCTTCCAAGATTCTCCGTAAGCACTTGAATCCCTTTATTACCTACCGCGAGCCCGGCCCGGAAATGCCGCCCGAAGGTGGTCTCAAGGGAATGCTGGATACGACCGGTTACGCTCCGATCGACCTGGAACTGGAAGAAAAACTCAACCAGAGCCTGGCCGAGCTGAACCTGTCCGTACGTGCGACCAACTGTCTGGAATCGGAAGGGATCAATACCGTCCGCGACCTGGTAGGAAAATCAGAAGATCATTTATTACATGTCCGTAACTTTGGGGAAACCACTCTGGTTGAAGTTCGTGAAAGACTGAACCAGATTGGCCTGCGTCTGGGAATGAAGATCCCCAGCTCTTCCTCACAATCGCGTTAA
- the rpsK gene encoding 30S ribosomal protein S11 — protein MAKVKRKKVKRHITKAVAYIKATFNNTTVTITDLNGDVLCWATAGTSGFKGSRKSTPFAAQRAAEICAEKASKFGVKEMEIRVKGPGSGRESAITGLQTAGISIRAIEDITPLPHNGCRPPKKRRV, from the coding sequence GTGGCTAAAGTCAAACGAAAAAAAGTGAAACGTCACATCACAAAAGCGGTTGCTTACATCAAAGCAACGTTTAACAACACCACAGTCACAATCACCGACCTGAATGGTGATGTGCTCTGCTGGGCGACTGCTGGAACTTCGGGTTTCAAAGGCAGCCGCAAGAGCACTCCTTTTGCAGCCCAGCGGGCCGCAGAAATCTGTGCTGAAAAAGCATCCAAGTTCGGTGTGAAAGAAATGGAAATTCGTGTTAAAGGACCAGGTTCCGGACGCGAAAGTGCCATCACCGGTTTGCAGACAGCAGGCATCTCGATCCGTGCGATCGAAGATATCACCCCGCTGCCACACAATGGCTGTCGTCCCCCGAAAAAACGACGTGTCTGA
- the rpsM gene encoding 30S ribosomal protein S13 — translation MPRILGVDIPNEKPVYVSLTYLYGIGKVTALDICHKLNINPQLKAKDLTDDELSRIVNMLDTDYSVEGQLRRATTQDIARLRDIQSYRGIRHRRGLPVRGQNTQTNARTRKGGKKTVAGKKGVKDARH, via the coding sequence ATGCCACGTATTCTCGGTGTTGATATTCCGAACGAAAAGCCTGTTTATGTTTCCCTGACCTACCTGTATGGAATCGGAAAAGTAACCGCGCTAGATATCTGCCACAAGTTAAACATCAATCCTCAGTTGAAAGCCAAAGATCTGACCGACGATGAGTTGAGCCGGATCGTGAATATGCTGGATACCGACTATTCCGTCGAAGGTCAGTTGCGTCGAGCTACGACTCAGGATATTGCCCGACTGCGAGATATCCAGTCTTATCGTGGCATACGTCATCGTCGTGGCCTGCCGGTTCGCGGACAGAATACACAAACCAACGCCCGTACCCGTAAAGGTGGTAAGAAGACCGTTGCCGGTAAAAAGGGTGTTAAGGATGCCCGTCACTAG
- the rpmJ gene encoding 50S ribosomal protein L36 — MKVRASVKRICENCKVIRRKGRVYVICSSNPRHKQRQG, encoded by the coding sequence ATGAAAGTCCGAGCCAGTGTTAAGCGGATTTGTGAAAACTGTAAAGTCATTCGGCGAAAAGGGCGGGTCTATGTGATCTGCTCTTCCAACCCGCGCCATAAACAGCGTCAGGGTTAA